In one window of Corallococcus macrosporus DNA:
- the pth gene encoding aminoacyl-tRNA hydrolase — translation MKLICGLGNPGREYERHRHNVGFMVVDALLARARAELTQDKFQARVGQGSLGGERILFVEPQTYMNLSGRSVAEAARFYKVAVQDVLVVHDELDLPFGRLQLKAGGGAGGHNGLKSMVQCLGEDAFIRVRVGIGKPEGPNAKERVAGYVLSNFDDGERRGLEELIGKAADMAESWVRDGLATAMNRHNRRA, via the coding sequence ATGAAGCTCATCTGCGGGCTGGGCAACCCCGGGCGCGAGTACGAGCGCCACCGCCACAACGTCGGGTTCATGGTGGTGGACGCGCTGCTCGCGCGCGCCCGCGCGGAGCTCACCCAGGACAAGTTCCAGGCGCGGGTGGGCCAGGGAAGCCTGGGCGGCGAGCGCATCCTCTTCGTGGAGCCGCAGACGTACATGAACCTGTCCGGCCGCTCCGTGGCGGAGGCCGCGCGCTTCTACAAGGTCGCCGTCCAGGACGTGCTCGTGGTGCACGACGAGCTGGACCTGCCCTTCGGCCGGCTGCAGCTCAAGGCGGGCGGCGGCGCGGGCGGGCACAACGGCCTCAAGAGCATGGTGCAGTGCCTGGGCGAGGACGCCTTCATCCGCGTGCGGGTGGGCATTGGCAAGCCAGAAGGCCCCAACGCCAAGGAGCGCGTGGCGGGCTACGTGCTGTCCAACTTCGACGACGGCGAGCGCCGCGGGCTGGAGGAGCTCATCGGCAAGGCGGCGGACATGGCGGAGAGCTGGGTGCGCGACGGGCTGGCCACCGCCATGAACCGCCACAACCGCCGGGCCTGA
- a CDS encoding 50S ribosomal protein L25/general stress protein Ctc, which produces MATDKSTLEAQARDNSGKGVARRLRAAGRVPAVVYGKHLKAPLHISVDPKAIRTAINTPHKLNTLISLKLAGNDQQVLLKDYQMDPLTRDILHADFIAVNEKEQVKVNLPVVLTGKAAGVADGGLLTQIRRNLEVWALPGAIPLQIEVDVTNLKIAEAIHVNDVKLPEGVSVKTHVNYTIAVLSAPEAAEAAPAAAAAAAAAPAAAAKAGDAKAGDAKAPAAAAAKAPAKK; this is translated from the coding sequence ATGGCCACCGACAAGAGCACCCTCGAAGCCCAGGCCCGTGACAACTCCGGCAAGGGCGTTGCCCGCCGCCTGCGCGCCGCCGGCCGCGTTCCCGCCGTCGTCTACGGCAAGCACCTGAAGGCGCCGCTGCACATCTCCGTGGACCCGAAGGCCATCCGCACGGCCATCAACACGCCGCACAAGCTGAACACGCTCATCTCGCTGAAGCTGGCGGGCAATGATCAGCAGGTCCTCCTGAAGGACTACCAGATGGACCCGCTGACCCGCGACATCCTGCACGCGGACTTCATCGCCGTGAACGAGAAGGAGCAGGTCAAGGTGAACCTGCCCGTCGTGCTGACCGGCAAGGCGGCGGGCGTGGCGGACGGCGGTCTGCTCACGCAGATCCGCCGCAACCTGGAGGTCTGGGCGCTCCCCGGCGCCATCCCGCTCCAGATCGAGGTGGACGTCACCAACCTGAAGATCGCGGAAGCCATCCACGTGAACGACGTGAAGCTCCCCGAGGGCGTGTCCGTGAAGACGCACGTCAACTACACCATCGCGGTCCTCTCCGCGCCGGAAGCGGCGGAGGCGGCTCCGGCGGCGGCTGCTGCGGCGGCGGCGGCTCCCGCGGCGGCGGCGAAGGCGGGCGACGCGAAGGCGGGCGACGCGAAGGCCCCCGCGGCGGCCGCGGCCAAGGCCCCGGCGAAGAAGTAG
- a CDS encoding ribose-phosphate pyrophosphokinase, translating to MQPSRDFKVFAGNSNPALAQRICQYLQRPLGQATVDTFSDGEIHVEIGENVRGQDVFIVQSTCPPTNHHLMELLIMCDALKRASAGSITAVMPYYGYARQDRKVAARTPITAKLVADMLEVAGVNRVVSMDMHAGQIQGFFNMPSDHLYGSPVFLEDIRKRFPESSELVIVSPDAGGVERARAYSKRLNTGLAIIDKRRPRPNASEVMNLIGDVKGKDAILVDDMVDTAGTLAQAALALKDKGARRVVAYAVHPILSGPAIQRITDSVLEEVVFTDTVPLAATAKACPKIRALHTDALFGEAIARIHRADSLSSLFV from the coding sequence ATGCAGCCGTCGCGTGACTTCAAGGTGTTCGCCGGGAACTCCAACCCGGCGTTGGCGCAGCGCATCTGCCAGTACCTCCAGCGTCCCCTGGGCCAGGCGACGGTGGACACGTTCTCCGACGGGGAGATCCACGTCGAGATCGGCGAGAACGTGCGCGGACAGGACGTGTTCATCGTCCAGTCCACGTGCCCGCCCACGAACCACCACCTGATGGAGCTGCTCATCATGTGCGACGCCCTCAAGCGGGCGAGCGCCGGCTCCATCACGGCCGTGATGCCGTACTACGGCTACGCGCGGCAGGACCGGAAGGTGGCGGCCCGCACGCCCATCACCGCCAAGCTGGTGGCGGACATGCTGGAGGTCGCGGGGGTCAACCGGGTGGTGTCCATGGACATGCACGCCGGGCAGATCCAGGGCTTCTTCAACATGCCCTCGGACCACCTCTACGGCTCGCCGGTGTTCCTGGAGGACATCCGCAAGCGCTTCCCGGAGTCCAGCGAGCTGGTCATCGTCAGCCCGGACGCCGGCGGCGTGGAGCGCGCGCGCGCCTACTCCAAGCGACTGAACACGGGCCTGGCCATCATCGACAAGCGCCGTCCGCGCCCCAACGCCTCGGAGGTGATGAACCTCATTGGCGACGTGAAGGGCAAGGACGCCATCCTCGTGGACGACATGGTGGACACCGCGGGCACGCTCGCGCAGGCGGCCCTGGCGCTGAAGGACAAGGGCGCGCGCCGCGTGGTCGCGTACGCGGTGCACCCCATCCTGTCCGGCCCCGCCATCCAGCGCATCACCGACTCCGTCCTGGAGGAGGTCGTCTTCACGGACACGGTGCCGCTGGCCGCCACCGCCAAGGCCTGCCCGAAGATCCGCGCCCTGCACACCGACGCCCTCTTCGGAGAGGCCATCGCGCGCATCCATCGCGCGGACTCGCTCAGCTCGCTGTTCGTCTGA
- the spoVG gene encoding septation regulator SpoVG: MNITDVRVFPVEEDKLKAYVTITLDHCFVVRDLKVIHGSTGLFIAMPAKKRKDGTYKDIAHPLNADTRSQMERVILIEYEKHLHQAQNGTLGPVAAELD; this comes from the coding sequence ATGAACATCACCGACGTCCGGGTGTTTCCGGTCGAAGAGGACAAGCTCAAGGCGTACGTCACCATCACCCTGGATCACTGCTTCGTCGTGCGCGACTTGAAGGTGATCCACGGCTCCACCGGGCTCTTCATCGCGATGCCCGCGAAAAAACGGAAGGACGGGACCTACAAGGACATCGCCCATCCGTTGAACGCGGACACGCGCAGCCAGATGGAGCGGGTCATCCTCATTGAGTACGAGAAACACCTTCACCAGGCGCAGAACGGGACGCTCGGTCCCGTGGCCGCGGAACTCGACTAA
- a CDS encoding DUF5658 family protein produces MSPASVALLMLNLLDGLFTLLFLQLGVAEELNPVMRVAYEQSPLLFMFSKLLIVNAGLCLLCLHRRLKASRFAIRAGAVVYAIIVVYHLAFLAHLLSHWPFGA; encoded by the coding sequence ATGTCGCCGGCGTCGGTGGCGCTGCTCATGCTGAACCTGCTGGACGGGCTCTTCACCCTGCTCTTCCTGCAGCTGGGGGTGGCGGAGGAGCTCAACCCCGTGATGCGCGTGGCGTACGAGCAGTCCCCGCTGCTCTTCATGTTCAGCAAGCTGCTCATCGTGAACGCGGGGCTGTGCCTGCTGTGCCTGCACCGCCGGCTCAAGGCCAGCCGCTTCGCCATCCGCGCGGGCGCCGTCGTCTACGCCATCATCGTCGTCTACCACCTGGCCTTCCTCGCCCACCTGCTGAGTCACTGGCCCTTCGGGGCATAG
- a CDS encoding thymidine kinase: MHQFPKDIGWIEVICGSMFSGKTEELIRRVKRALYGRQKVRVFKPRIDTRYDDTQVVSHSQLKLTSLPIERAEEIFRHLSPDTQVVGIDEVQFLGGEVVQVCEALAQRGIRVICAGLDQDYQGRPFEPMPQLMAVAEYVTKELAICAVCGNPANRSQRIIGSEERVVVGAAGAYEPRCRKCHVAEPAEASPPQTLKLFD, encoded by the coding sequence TTGCATCAATTCCCCAAAGATATCGGGTGGATAGAGGTCATCTGCGGCTCGATGTTCTCCGGCAAGACGGAGGAGTTGATCCGCCGCGTCAAGCGCGCGCTGTACGGCCGGCAGAAGGTGCGGGTGTTCAAGCCGCGCATCGACACCCGCTATGACGACACGCAGGTGGTGAGCCATTCCCAGTTGAAATTGACGTCCCTCCCCATCGAGAGGGCTGAAGAAATTTTCCGGCACCTGTCCCCCGACACGCAGGTGGTGGGCATCGACGAGGTGCAGTTCCTGGGCGGAGAAGTCGTGCAGGTGTGCGAGGCGCTCGCCCAGAGGGGCATCCGCGTCATCTGCGCCGGGCTGGACCAGGACTACCAGGGGCGCCCCTTCGAGCCGATGCCCCAGCTGATGGCGGTGGCGGAGTACGTCACGAAGGAGCTGGCCATCTGCGCGGTGTGCGGAAACCCGGCCAACCGTTCGCAGCGCATCATTGGCAGCGAGGAGCGGGTGGTGGTGGGCGCGGCGGGGGCCTACGAGCCGCGCTGCCGCAAGTGTCACGTGGCGGAACCCGCGGAGGCCAGCCCTCCGCAGACGCTGAAGCTGTTCGACTGA
- a CDS encoding uracil phosphoribosyltransferase codes for MRDTLYANVPFKLNEMTHHYGPNVHLVGNPFLLSQLATLCAKGTLQPQINRLVEQLYADLVKTVINAEFPRKMVTLPTRMIDSTPLGIYQGEVVDPQLRVVTVNIARAGTLPSQVTYDLLNFTVDPSLVRQDHIIMSRMIDAAQAVVGSEIGGAKIGGDVDDAFVLFPDPMGATGGSLSTAITLYKTKVPGRARRIITLNLIVTPEYLRRMTTEHPDVIIYALRLDRGLSPPEVFGTAPGLLWEKERGLDDRQYIVPGGGGFGEIMNNAYV; via the coding sequence ATGCGTGACACCCTGTACGCGAACGTCCCGTTCAAGTTGAACGAGATGACCCACCACTATGGGCCCAACGTCCACCTGGTGGGTAATCCGTTTCTCCTCTCCCAACTGGCCACGCTGTGCGCCAAGGGGACGCTCCAGCCGCAGATCAACCGGCTGGTGGAGCAGCTCTACGCGGACCTGGTGAAGACGGTCATCAACGCGGAGTTCCCGCGCAAGATGGTGACCCTCCCCACGCGCATGATCGACTCCACGCCCCTGGGCATCTACCAGGGCGAGGTGGTGGACCCGCAGCTGCGCGTGGTGACGGTGAACATCGCGCGGGCGGGCACGCTGCCGTCGCAGGTGACGTACGACCTGCTCAACTTCACGGTGGATCCGTCCCTGGTGCGCCAGGACCACATCATCATGAGCCGGATGATCGACGCGGCCCAGGCGGTGGTGGGCTCGGAGATTGGCGGCGCGAAGATTGGCGGGGACGTGGATGACGCGTTCGTGCTGTTCCCGGACCCCATGGGGGCCACGGGCGGCAGCCTGTCCACGGCCATCACCCTGTACAAGACGAAGGTGCCCGGGCGGGCGCGGCGCATCATCACGCTCAACCTCATCGTCACGCCGGAGTACCTGCGGCGGATGACGACGGAGCACCCGGACGTCATCATCTACGCGCTCCGTCTGGACCGCGGCCTGTCCCCGCCGGAGGTGTTTGGCACCGCGCCGGGCCTGCTGTGGGAAAAGGAGCGGGGCCTGGATGACCGGCAGTACATTGTCCCCGGCGGCGGCGGCTTCGGGGAGATCATGAACAACGCCTATGTGTAG
- the hpt gene encoding hypoxanthine phosphoribosyltransferase has protein sequence MTTFHEKDVGVLISEEAVQARVKELGAEITRDYQGKELTLICVLKGSAFFAIDLARAIDLPLTLEFLGVSSYHGGTESTGEVRITTDVSKPMAGKHLLIIEDIIDTGLTMSFLLENLRARHPASVKICSLLEKPARAKTKVNIDYKGFVIEDKFVVGYGLDYGEKYRNLPFIGIWKHV, from the coding sequence GTGACGACGTTCCACGAGAAGGATGTCGGCGTCCTCATCTCCGAGGAGGCCGTGCAGGCGCGCGTGAAGGAGCTGGGCGCGGAGATCACCCGCGACTACCAGGGCAAGGAGCTCACGCTCATCTGCGTGCTCAAGGGCTCGGCGTTCTTCGCCATCGACCTGGCGCGCGCCATCGACCTGCCGCTCACGCTCGAGTTCCTGGGCGTGTCCAGCTACCACGGCGGCACGGAGTCCACGGGCGAGGTGCGCATCACCACGGACGTGTCCAAGCCGATGGCGGGCAAGCACCTGCTCATCATCGAGGACATCATCGACACGGGGCTCACCATGAGCTTCCTCCTGGAGAACCTCCGGGCGCGCCACCCCGCGTCGGTGAAGATCTGCTCGCTGCTGGAGAAGCCCGCGCGGGCCAAGACGAAGGTGAACATCGACTACAAGGGCTTCGTCATCGAGGACAAGTTCGTCGTCGGGTACGGCCTGGACTACGGCGAGAAGTACCGGAACCTGCCGTTCATCGGCATCTGGAAGCACGTCTGA
- the aqpZ gene encoding aquaporin Z gives MRDGNVRPARATTTTGGEAMRKYLAEAIGTFVLVLGGVGTAVLAGERVGFLGVAFAFGLSLLAMVYTVGPISGCHVNPAVTVGLLMAGKFDKRHVAGYVVAQCVGAIVAAGVVLLIARGAPGGYSAGAEGLGSNGYGASSPEGYGGGAAFLTEVALSFLLVLTVLGATDARAPVGFAGVAIGLVLTLIHLVGIPITNTSVNPARSLGPALFAGGDALRQLWMFIIAPLLGAAFASAVYRLVNRPAVQISATRAEQATDEERRERVMGRRDAEHPV, from the coding sequence ATGCGAGACGGGAACGTGAGGCCCGCCCGGGCGACGACGACCACGGGTGGGGAGGCGATGCGGAAGTACCTGGCGGAGGCCATCGGCACGTTCGTGCTGGTGCTCGGTGGCGTGGGGACGGCGGTGCTGGCGGGCGAGCGCGTCGGCTTCCTCGGCGTGGCGTTCGCCTTCGGGCTGTCGCTGCTGGCCATGGTCTACACGGTGGGCCCCATCTCCGGCTGCCACGTGAACCCGGCCGTGACGGTGGGCCTGCTGATGGCGGGCAAGTTCGACAAGCGCCACGTGGCTGGCTACGTCGTCGCGCAGTGCGTGGGCGCCATCGTGGCGGCGGGCGTGGTGCTGCTCATCGCCAGGGGCGCGCCGGGTGGGTACTCGGCGGGCGCGGAGGGGCTGGGCAGCAACGGCTACGGGGCCTCGTCCCCGGAGGGCTACGGCGGCGGGGCGGCCTTCCTCACGGAGGTGGCGCTCAGCTTCCTGCTGGTGCTGACGGTGCTGGGGGCCACGGACGCGCGAGCGCCGGTGGGCTTCGCGGGCGTGGCCATCGGCCTGGTGCTGACGCTCATCCACCTGGTGGGCATCCCCATCACCAACACGTCGGTGAACCCGGCGCGCAGCCTGGGGCCGGCGCTGTTCGCGGGAGGGGATGCCCTGCGGCAGTTGTGGATGTTCATCATCGCGCCGCTCCTGGGCGCGGCCTTCGCGTCCGCCGTGTACCGGCTGGTGAACCGGCCGGCGGTGCAGATTTCCGCCACGCGCGCGGAGCAGGCCACGGACGAGGAGCGCCGCGAGCGCGTCATGGGCCGGCGCGACGCGGAGCACCCCGTCTAG
- a CDS encoding ribonucleotide-diphosphate reductase subunit beta — translation MLLDPGMNLTLRPMAYPVFFEMYRNAIKNTWTVEEIDFSTDLVDLRSKMTDAERHLIHRLVAFFATGDSIVGNNLVLNLYKHLNAPEARMYLSRQLYEEALHVQFYLTLLDTYVPDPAERAKAFAAVDNIPSIQRKARFCMKWMDSIQAVDQVRSKSDRRQFLLNLICFAGCIEGLFFFAAFAYVYFLRSKGLLNGLAAGTNWVFRDESAHMAFAFEAIKTARKEEPDLFDASLEKDVVQMMRDAVECETQFAQDLLSGGVMGLSVQEMRGYLEYVADQRLQMLGMAPIFHTKNPLHFMDLQDVQELTNFFERRVSSYQVAVGVGAANDVVFDAAF, via the coding sequence ATGCTGCTCGATCCGGGAATGAACCTGACGCTGCGCCCCATGGCGTATCCCGTCTTCTTCGAGATGTACCGCAACGCCATCAAGAACACCTGGACGGTGGAGGAGATCGACTTCTCCACGGACCTGGTGGACCTGCGCTCGAAGATGACGGACGCGGAGCGTCACCTCATCCACCGGCTGGTGGCCTTCTTCGCCACGGGCGACTCCATCGTCGGCAACAACCTGGTGCTCAACCTCTACAAGCACCTGAACGCGCCGGAAGCGCGCATGTACCTGTCGCGCCAGCTCTATGAGGAGGCCCTGCACGTCCAGTTCTACCTGACGCTGCTGGACACCTACGTGCCGGACCCGGCCGAGCGCGCCAAGGCCTTCGCGGCGGTGGACAACATCCCGTCCATCCAGCGCAAGGCGCGCTTCTGCATGAAGTGGATGGACAGCATCCAGGCGGTGGACCAGGTCCGCTCCAAGTCGGACCGCCGCCAGTTCCTGCTCAACCTCATCTGCTTCGCGGGCTGCATCGAAGGCCTCTTCTTCTTCGCGGCCTTCGCGTACGTGTACTTCCTGCGCAGCAAGGGGCTGCTCAACGGCCTGGCCGCGGGCACCAACTGGGTGTTCCGTGACGAGTCCGCCCACATGGCCTTCGCCTTCGAGGCCATCAAGACGGCGCGCAAGGAGGAGCCGGACCTCTTCGACGCGAGCCTGGAGAAGGACGTCGTGCAGATGATGCGCGACGCGGTGGAGTGCGAGACGCAGTTCGCCCAGGACCTGCTGAGCGGCGGCGTGATGGGCCTGTCCGTGCAGGAGATGCGCGGCTACCTGGAGTACGTGGCCGACCAGCGCCTCCAGATGCTGGGCATGGCCCCCATCTTCCACACGAAGAACCCGCTGCACTTCATGGACCTGCAGGACGTGCAGGAGCTCACCAACTTCTTCGAGCGCCGCGTGTCGTCCTACCAGGTGGCCGTGGGCGTGGGCGCCGCCAACGACGTCGTCTTCGACGCCGCCTTCTAG
- a CDS encoding ribonucleoside-diphosphate reductase subunit alpha yields the protein MTVQTPLKPNVVASPPPDSATVAPATQASSAPGDFATTMRVKKRNGTAEPVDLNKIVRAVGKSCVGLSRVDVMRVATKTISGLYDGATTRELDSLSIQTAAALIVEEPEYARLSARLLSTFIQKEVSNQDIQSFSQSVAAGHKHGLIADRLLTFVQANARKLNAAIDPVRNDLFEYFGLRTVYDRYLLKNPQTREVIETPQDFFLRVACALSGDNAREAIELYRLFSSLEYLPSSPTLFNSGTRHEQLSSCFLLDSPADELDAIYKKYSDIAMLSKFSGGIGVAYHRVRARGSLIKSTNGHSNGIVPWLKTLDASVAAVNQGGKRKGACCVYLETWHADIEDFLELRDNTGDEARRAHNLNLANWVPDLFMRRVEADQEWSLFDPKATPHLTDLFGEAFEKAYVEAEAQGQAVRKVKARDLYARMMKVLAQTGNGWMTFKDICNRKSNQTGQPGNVIHLSNLCTEILEVTSQGETAVCNLGSLNLGRMVKDGKFDFDLLRSNAMLALKQLDRVIDLNYYPIPTAADSNRRWRPVGLGLMGLQDVFFQLRMPFDSVEARNLSKKISEEIYYAALVTSSDLAEQFGAHPSFPETRAAKGELQFDSWGIVPEDTLRWDALRSRIMKVGLRNSLMIAIAPTATIASIAGCYECIEPQVSNLFKRETLSGDFLQVNRYLVRDLQQLGLWNENTRNRIKLAEGSVQDLTELPEELRAIYRTAWEVPMRALIDMGADRGAFIDQSQSLNLFVETPNIGKLSSMYFYAWQKGLKTTYYLRSRPATRIAKATVGQGGPTISAAPAPVSQVVTAEAEAVACSLENPEACEACQ from the coding sequence GTGACCGTCCAGACGCCCCTGAAGCCGAACGTCGTCGCCTCTCCGCCCCCTGACTCCGCCACCGTGGCGCCCGCCACGCAGGCCTCGTCGGCGCCCGGTGATTTCGCCACCACGATGCGGGTGAAGAAGCGCAACGGCACGGCGGAGCCGGTGGACCTCAACAAGATCGTCCGCGCGGTGGGCAAGTCCTGCGTGGGCCTGTCACGCGTGGACGTGATGCGCGTGGCCACCAAGACCATCAGCGGCCTGTACGACGGCGCCACCACGCGCGAGCTGGACAGCCTGTCCATCCAGACCGCCGCGGCGCTCATCGTGGAGGAGCCCGAGTACGCCCGGCTCTCCGCGCGCCTGCTCTCCACCTTCATCCAGAAGGAGGTCAGCAACCAGGACATCCAGTCCTTCAGCCAGTCCGTCGCCGCCGGCCACAAGCACGGCCTCATCGCGGACCGCCTGCTCACCTTCGTCCAGGCCAACGCGCGCAAGCTCAACGCCGCCATCGACCCGGTCCGCAACGACCTGTTCGAGTACTTCGGCCTGCGCACCGTCTACGACCGCTACCTCCTCAAGAACCCGCAGACGCGCGAAGTCATCGAGACGCCGCAGGACTTCTTCCTGCGCGTGGCGTGCGCCCTGTCCGGCGACAACGCGCGCGAGGCCATCGAGCTCTACCGCCTGTTCAGCTCGCTGGAGTACCTGCCCAGCTCCCCCACCCTGTTCAACTCCGGCACCCGCCACGAGCAGCTCTCCAGCTGCTTCCTGCTGGACTCGCCGGCGGACGAGCTGGACGCCATCTACAAGAAGTACTCGGACATCGCGATGCTGTCGAAGTTCAGCGGCGGCATCGGCGTGGCGTACCACCGCGTGCGCGCTCGCGGGTCGCTGATCAAGTCCACCAACGGCCACTCCAACGGCATCGTCCCGTGGCTCAAGACGCTGGACGCGTCCGTGGCGGCGGTGAACCAGGGCGGCAAGCGCAAGGGCGCGTGCTGCGTGTACCTGGAGACGTGGCACGCGGACATCGAGGACTTCCTCGAGCTGCGTGACAACACCGGCGACGAGGCCCGCCGCGCGCACAACCTCAACCTGGCCAACTGGGTGCCGGACCTCTTCATGCGCCGCGTGGAGGCGGACCAGGAGTGGAGCCTCTTCGACCCGAAGGCCACGCCCCACCTCACCGACCTCTTCGGCGAGGCCTTCGAGAAGGCCTACGTGGAGGCCGAGGCCCAGGGCCAGGCCGTGCGCAAGGTGAAGGCGCGCGACCTGTACGCCCGGATGATGAAGGTGCTGGCCCAGACGGGCAACGGCTGGATGACCTTCAAGGACATCTGCAACCGCAAGAGCAACCAGACGGGCCAGCCGGGCAACGTCATCCACCTGTCCAACCTCTGCACCGAAATCCTGGAGGTCACGAGCCAGGGTGAGACGGCGGTGTGCAACCTGGGCTCGCTCAACCTGGGCCGCATGGTGAAGGACGGGAAGTTCGACTTCGACCTGCTGCGCTCCAACGCGATGCTCGCGCTCAAGCAGTTGGATCGCGTCATCGACCTCAACTACTACCCCATCCCCACCGCCGCGGACTCCAACCGCCGCTGGCGCCCGGTGGGCCTGGGCCTGATGGGCCTCCAGGACGTCTTCTTCCAGCTGCGCATGCCCTTCGATTCCGTGGAGGCGCGCAACCTGTCCAAGAAGATCTCCGAGGAGATCTACTACGCGGCGCTCGTCACCTCCTCCGACCTGGCGGAGCAGTTCGGCGCGCACCCGTCCTTCCCGGAGACGCGCGCGGCCAAGGGCGAGCTGCAGTTCGACAGCTGGGGCATCGTCCCGGAGGACACGCTGCGCTGGGACGCGCTGCGCTCGCGCATCATGAAGGTGGGCCTGCGCAACTCGCTGATGATCGCCATCGCGCCCACGGCCACCATCGCGTCCATCGCGGGCTGCTACGAGTGCATCGAGCCGCAGGTGTCCAACCTCTTCAAGCGCGAGACGCTGTCCGGTGACTTCCTCCAGGTGAACCGCTACCTGGTGCGCGACCTGCAGCAGCTGGGGCTCTGGAACGAGAACACCCGCAACCGCATCAAGCTGGCCGAAGGCAGCGTGCAGGACCTCACGGAGCTGCCGGAGGAGCTGCGCGCCATCTACCGCACCGCGTGGGAGGTCCCCATGCGCGCCCTCATCGACATGGGCGCGGACCGCGGCGCCTTCATCGACCAGAGCCAGTCGCTCAACCTCTTCGTGGAGACGCCCAACATCGGGAAGCTGTCCTCGATGTACTTCTACGCATGGCAGAAGGGGCTGAAGACGACGTACTACCTGCGCTCGCGCCCGGCGACCCGCATCGCCAAGGCCACCGTGGGCCAGGGCGGCCCGACGATTTCCGCCGCGCCCGCGCCGGTGTCGCAGGTGGTCACCGCGGAGGCTGAAGCGGTGGCGTGCTCGCTGGAGAACCCCGAGGCGTGCGAGGCGTGCCAGTAG